The following are from one region of the Rhipicephalus microplus isolate Deutch F79 chromosome 1, USDA_Rmic, whole genome shotgun sequence genome:
- the LOC119159388 gene encoding growth arrest-specific protein 1, protein MSACQAAFSVLLLFVAAVACGRSSSSATPPDNNEDAPPLVRTCEEVQMRCAQRKGCGSALHAYLYQCNEVIQAGASQCPVPCQRALAALTSTDEGRGLSDCECGENDVCRKSKLRVEVCREAVEKLTAPGARIPCSVAFWMCEAEPQCGTALAYYYRYCRGAFHGKRCTPRCNNSLAILNRQPRSDTLRSCYCDGSEEFPCQKIRDRTDQLCYGRQEPSTTPKPGSAGTAVHPAGWPQLTVAVTLLLLVSLATRRGPCSVSEVT, encoded by the coding sequence ATGAGTGCCTGTCAGGCCgccttctcggtactgttgctgttcgtggcggcggtcGCCTGTGGCCGGTCGTCGTCCTCGGCCACGCCGCCGGACAACAACGAGGACGCGCCGCCCCTGGTGCGCACCTGCGAGGAAGTGCAGATGCGGTGCGCGCAGCGCAAGGGCTGCGGCTCGGCGCTGCACGCCTACCTGTACCAGTGCAACGAGGTGATCCAGGCGGGCGCCTCGCAGTGTCCCGTGCCGTGTCAGCGCGCGCTGGCCGCCCTCACGTCGACGGACGAAGGTCGCGGCCTGTCGGACTGCGAGTGCGGCGAGAACGACGTGTGCCGCAAGAGCAAGCTGCGCGTCGAGGTGTGTCGCGAGGCCGTGGAGAAGCTGACCGCTCCCGGTGCGCGAATCCCGTGCAGCGTGGCCTTCTGGATGTGCGAGGCCGAGCCCCAGTGCGGCACGGCGCTCGCCTACTACTACCGCTACTGCCGCGGCGCGTTCCACGGCAAGCGATGCACGCCGCGCTGCAACAACAGCCTGGCCATCCTCAACAGGCAGCCGCGATCGGACACGCTACGTTCGTGCTACTGCGACGGCTCCGAGGAGTTTCCCTGCCAGAAGATCCGCGACAGGACGGACCAGTTGTGTTACGGCAGGCAGGAGCCGTCCACGACGCCGAAGCCCGGTTCCGCGGGAACAGCTGTGCATCCCGCCGGGTGGCCCCAGCTGACGGTCGCGGTCACGCTGCTGCTTCTCGTATCTCTTGCTACGCG